The genome window TGGCCAGTACCCGGGTGCCCATGTAGCGCATTCTGCGAAGCGTCAGATCCTGCCATCCCAGAACCTCATGCACCCGGCCATTCCTGAGTTGCTTGATCGGCTTGCCCGCATAGGCGAGAACGCCTTCGACGGTGGACAAGCCCGGCATTTTGGCCGAAGAAGAAATACCATGCTCGATCGTGTCGATGCGTTTAAACCGATGCCGCTGCTGATCAATGAGGGCGGCCGAGAGCGTTGGCACTGAGCTGCAACCACTGAGGATCGCCACGCCTGCCTGTTTTGCCCGGGTGTCGAGTGCGCTAATGCCGGTGACGAAGGCTCTGCTGTCCGACAGGTCGCAGTAATTCACGCCGGCGTCGATGCAGCTCTCGGCGACGGCATAGGATTGCCCTTGAAAGGGGCCGCCGGTATGAATGACCCATTGGATGTTCATCAAGCCAAGGACAGATTTGAAGCCTGGGCCCATGGCGTCGCCGCACCAGCTTTCACATGCCATGCCCGATCGGGCGTTCAACTCATCGACTTTGCGCTGCAGTTTTTGGGCGTCGCGCCCCGAAATCACCAACTGTACGCCTGGCATCACCACCAGGTGCCTGGAAACGATACTGCCGAAATTTCCATACCCACCGACCACCATGACCCTGAGCGTCATTCCATCCGTCCCTAAATATTCGATGAAGCCCGCAACCTTGCCACAAGGACGACGCGGTGGTGTAGCCCTTGTGGCAGATCATTGAGTTCCCGCACTTGCCCCCTGCTGATACTCCCGGGGCGTGCAGCCGAATTCGCGGCGAAACACCGTGTGCAGGTATTGCGCCGATTTGAAACCGCAATTCTGGGCGATGTCGGCAATCGGTGCGTCGGTGTTTTCCAGCCCGTTGGCGGCGGCGGTCAGCTTGAAGCGCAGGATTTCATCGTGGACGCTGCAGCCCCGCTCCTTGCGAAAATGCGCTTCCAGCGATGAGCGCGATATCCCTACATAAGCCGCCACCTGGGCCGTCTTGATGCCCTGGCAGGCGTATTGGCGGATGAAGAGCAGTGCCTGCATGACATAAGGGTTGCCCAACGGTTGATGCAGGCTCGACACCTGCACATTGATCGCATCTGGTGGGATCAGAATCTGTGTGCCCGTGGACGGCATGCCGTGCAGCATTTGGTGGAGCAGGCGTGCGGCGGTCCGACCCATGGTCTCGGTGCCCTGGATCACCGAGCTCAACGGCACCCGCGTCAGGCTGCGGGTCAGCGGGTCGTTGTCGATACCGATCAACGCCACTTGCTCCGGCACGGCGATCCCGGCGGTCAGGCAGGCTTGCAGCAGTTGCCGGGCGCGGGCGTCGCTGACGGCGATGATGCCGATGGGCTTGGGCAGGCTTTGCAACCAGGCGATCTGCTGTTCGACGGCGCTGTCCCAGAGCGGTGCGCTGGTGCCCATGCCGCGATAGACCTCGGCCGGCAGGCCGTCGCGCTGCACCAGCCGGCGAAAGGCTTTCTCCCGTTCCTGGGCCCAGCGATTGGCTTGTGCTTCAGGCAGGCTGAAACAGGCGAAGCGGGTCAGCCCGGCCTCGATCAGGTGTTCGTAGGCCAACCGCATCAACGCGTCATTGTCGGTGGCGACATAGGGGATGCCCTTCGGGTAGGCGCGTTCATCCTGATAGGAACCGCCCACCGCCACCACCGGCAGCTTGATCCCGGCCAGCGCCTCGCCGATCAGCGGGTCGTCGAAGTCGGCAATGATCCCGTCGCCCTGCCAGCGCTCGATGCCTTTCAAGCGGCAGAGAAAATCCTCCTCGAGAAACAAGTCCCAGGACGCACGCGTGCTGCTCAAGTAGTTGCCGATACCGCTGATGATGCCGCGGTCGTAGATCTTGCTGCCATTGAACAACAGCGCGATGCGGTGAACGGGCGGGACGGTTTTCATTGGTTTAACCCTGTGCCGGTGGACACAGACTAGGCGCGCGGCCGACGAATCTCAATACTCAAAATCGAACTGCCCGTTGGTGATTTTCATAATCAGCAGCCACGGGGCCGGCGTTAGTATCGAGACACCGCCAAGAATAAAAAGGAAACCCGCACATGCCGTACTTCCCCGGTGTCGACAAGATTCGCTACGAGGGCCCCGCCAGCGATTCGCCGCTTGCCTTCCGTCACTACGACGCCAACAGACTGGTGCTCGGCAAACCCATGCGCGAACACCTGCGCATGGCGGTCTGCTATTGGCATACCTTCGTCTGGCCGGGGTCGGATGTGTTCGGTGCCGGCACGTTCAAGCGCCCGTGGCAGCACGCCGGGGATCCGATGGAAGTGGCCATCGGCAAGGCCGAAGCGGCCTTCGAGTTCTTCTCCAAGCTGGGCATCGACTACTACTGCTTCCACGACACCGATGTCGCCCCGGAAGGTGGCTCGCTCAAGGAGTACCGCAACCACTTCGCCCAGATGATCGACCACCTGGAACGCCATCAGGAGCAGACCGGGATCAAGCTGCTGTGGGGCACCGCCAACTGCTTCAGCAACCCACGCTTTGCCGCAGGCGCCGCCAGCAACCCCGATCCGGAAGTGTTCGCCTGCGCCGCCGCCCAGGTGTTCAGCGCCATGAACGCCACCCAACGCCTCAAAGGCGCCAACTACGTATTGTGGGGCGGTCGCGAAGGCTACGAAACCCTGCTCAATACCGATTTGAAACACGAGCGCGAGCAACTGGGCCGGTTCATGCGCATGGTGGTCGAGCACAAGCACAAGATCGGCTTCAAAGGCGACCTGCTGATCGAACCCAAGCCCCAGGAGCCGACCAAGCACCAGTACGATTACGACAGTGCCACGGTGTTCGGCTTCCTGCAGCAGTTCGGCCTGGAAAACGAGATCAAGGTCAACATCGAAGCCAACCACGCCACCCTCGCCGGGCACAGCTTCCACCACGAGATCGCCACAGCCGTCTCCCTGGGGATCTTCGGCAGCATCGACGCCAACCGCGGCGATCCGCAAAACGGCTGGGACACCGACCAGTTCCCCAACAGCGTCGAAGAAATGACCCTGGCCACCTACGAAATCCTCAAGGCTGGCGGGTTCGGCAATGGCGGGTTCAACTTCGACTCCAAGGTCCGGCGCCAGAGCGTGGACGATATAGACCTGTTCCACGGCCATGTCGCCGCCATGGACGTCCTCGCCCTCGCCCTGGAGCGCGCGGCAGCCATGGTCCAGAACGATCAGTTGCAACAGTTCAAGGACCAGCGCTACGCGGGCTGGCAGCAACCGTTTGGCAAGGCGGTGCTGGCCGGCGACTTCAGCCTGGAATCGTTGGCCGAGCACGCCTTTACCAACGAGCTCAATCCCCAGGCTGTCAGCGGTCGCCAGGAAATGCTCGAGAACGTGGTCAATCGGTTTATCTACCCCTGACAAATGTGGCGAGGGGATTTATCCCCGCTGGGCTGCGAAGCAGCCCCCGGAAGAACAAACTGATTTGTCTGCCCCATCAAAGAGGCCGTTACATTCTCGCGACAAATCTGTGCCCACGGTGTCCTGCAACGCTCTACAGTTCTACCCGGTATCACGCTCATCGTCAGGCAGTGTCTTTCAAACAACAATAAAAGGACGCACTACATGAAAACATTCAAACGTACCCTGCTCGCCGGCGCCCTCGCCCTGCTCTCGCTTCCGGTCATGGCCGATGCGGCCCATCCGAAAATCGGTTTCTCCATCGATGACCTGCGCCTGGAACGCTGGTCGCGGGACCGTGACTACTTCGTCGCGGCGGCGGAAAAACTCGACGCCAAGGTCTTCGTCCAGTCCGCCGATGCCAACGAGCAGAAGCAGATCTCGCAGATCGAAAACCTGATCTCCCGTGGCGTCGATGTGATCGTCATCGTGCCGTTCAACGCCACCGTGCTGACCAACGCCGTCGCCGAAGCCAAGAAGGCCGGGATCAAGGTCGTGTCCTACGATCGACTGATCCTCAATGCCGATATCGACGCCTACATTTCCTTCGATAACGAAAAGGTCGGCGAGATGCAGGCCAGTGGCGTGCTGAAAGCCGCGCCCAAGGGCAATTACTTCCTGCTCGGT of Pseudomonas fluorescens contains these proteins:
- a CDS encoding saccharopine dehydrogenase NADP-binding domain-containing protein, with protein sequence MTLRVMVVGGYGNFGSIVSRHLVVMPGVQLVISGRDAQKLQRKVDELNARSGMACESWCGDAMGPGFKSVLGLMNIQWVIHTGGPFQGQSYAVAESCIDAGVNYCDLSDSRAFVTGISALDTRAKQAGVAILSGCSSVPTLSAALIDQQRHRFKRIDTIEHGISSSAKMPGLSTVEGVLAYAGKPIKQLRNGRVHEVLGWQDLTLRRMRYMGTRVLANVDVPDMDIFASRYGALNLSFKAGAGLKLGGIANYLLAQAMRMGLVRDHLPWAARLHRCGLWFERLGDGKSAMYIDVHGIGADGEPLSLNVQLTAMNDKGPEIPSCAAVALAAKVAQGYLPEPGARACVGEITVDEYMAAINDPQNLSLSVHFSDGQG
- a CDS encoding XylR family transcriptional regulator yields the protein MKTVPPVHRIALLFNGSKIYDRGIISGIGNYLSSTRASWDLFLEEDFLCRLKGIERWQGDGIIADFDDPLIGEALAGIKLPVVAVGGSYQDERAYPKGIPYVATDNDALMRLAYEHLIEAGLTRFACFSLPEAQANRWAQEREKAFRRLVQRDGLPAEVYRGMGTSAPLWDSAVEQQIAWLQSLPKPIGIIAVSDARARQLLQACLTAGIAVPEQVALIGIDNDPLTRSLTRVPLSSVIQGTETMGRTAARLLHQMLHGMPSTGTQILIPPDAINVQVSSLHQPLGNPYVMQALLFIRQYACQGIKTAQVAAYVGISRSSLEAHFRKERGCSVHDEILRFKLTAAANGLENTDAPIADIAQNCGFKSAQYLHTVFRREFGCTPREYQQGASAGTQ
- the xylA gene encoding xylose isomerase, whose protein sequence is MPYFPGVDKIRYEGPASDSPLAFRHYDANRLVLGKPMREHLRMAVCYWHTFVWPGSDVFGAGTFKRPWQHAGDPMEVAIGKAEAAFEFFSKLGIDYYCFHDTDVAPEGGSLKEYRNHFAQMIDHLERHQEQTGIKLLWGTANCFSNPRFAAGAASNPDPEVFACAAAQVFSAMNATQRLKGANYVLWGGREGYETLLNTDLKHEREQLGRFMRMVVEHKHKIGFKGDLLIEPKPQEPTKHQYDYDSATVFGFLQQFGLENEIKVNIEANHATLAGHSFHHEIATAVSLGIFGSIDANRGDPQNGWDTDQFPNSVEEMTLATYEILKAGGFGNGGFNFDSKVRRQSVDDIDLFHGHVAAMDVLALALERAAAMVQNDQLQQFKDQRYAGWQQPFGKAVLAGDFSLESLAEHAFTNELNPQAVSGRQEMLENVVNRFIYP